Proteins from a single region of Schistocerca gregaria isolate iqSchGreg1 chromosome 3, iqSchGreg1.2, whole genome shotgun sequence:
- the LOC126356036 gene encoding uncharacterized PE-PGRS family protein PE_PGRS20-like isoform X1, with amino-acid sequence MRAAAVAVALLLLQVAAVAAAPRNAGCLSSGDPRCWRSHTGTDEQHHALGTPDTQKSSLTQSKVENDNSWLHSEQEDAEHGRSEQHSVQNVKKKPLYGWSSLIKAIIQEKENRSRSEEDDSSDSSSNDSNDSSGSDNENSSGHNSDSNESDGDDSNSSSSHEENTSGNNSGSNDSDEDDSSNDDENTSGNNSGNNENDEDDSDSSNSSNDDENNSGNHSGSNDSDEDHSGNDDENTSSNNSGSNESDEDDSGNSNSSSNDDENNSGNNSQSNEDDSDSGNGGGGDSGDGGNGGNGGDGGDGGNGGDGGDGGDGGDGGDGGDGGDGGDGGNGGDGGDGGDGGDGGDGGDGGDGGDGGDGGNGGDGGDGGDGGDGGDAGDGGDGGNGGDGGDGGDGGEGGDGGDGGDGGDGGDGGNGGNGGDGGDGGDGGDGGDGGNGGDAGDGGNGGDGGNGGDGGDGGDGGDAGDGGDGGDGGDGGDGGDGGDGGDGGDGGDGGDGGDAEDGGDGGNGGNGGDGGGGGDGGDGGEGGDAGDGGNGGDGGNGGDGGDGGDGGNGGDGGDGGDGGNGGDGGDGGDGGDGGDGGDGGDGGDGGDGGDGEDGGDGGDGGDGGDAGDGGDGGDGGNGGDGGNGGDDGGDGGDGGDGGNGGDGGDGGDGGNGGDGGDGSDGADGNDEGSGGNDDNGQSDNENGNDNGGSTTEGNIGDCPAVGSCPLHEDAGSDVTLLPHATDCGKYCVCEHGIPVTMPCPAGLYFNPELRVCDWPWAAGCKAPTHLDGIPYFLAQILRRNH; translated from the exons ATGAGAG CGGCTGCGGTTGCGGTGGCGCTGCTGTTGCTGCAGGTGGCGGCGGTCGCAGCAGCACCCAGGAACGCCGGCTGCCTGTCCTCCGGAGATCCTCGCTGTTGGCGCTCACACACAG GTACCGATGAGCAGCATCACGCTCTTGGGACACCAGACACTCAGAAATCGTCGCTTACTCAGTCAAAGGTTGAGAATGACAACTCATGGCTGCATTCTGAACAAGAGGATGCTGAACATGGAAGAAGTGAGCAACACTCAGTACAAAATGTAAAGAAGAAACCTTTATATGGTTGGTCTAGTCTCATAAAAgccataattcaagagaaagaaaacagaagcagAAGCGAAGAAGATGACAGCAGCGACAGCAGTAGTAATGACAGCAATGACAGCAGCGGAAGTGACAATGAAAATTCTAGTGGTCATAACAGCGACAGCAATGAAAGTGATGGAGATGATAGTAACAGCAGTAGTAGTCATGAGGAAAATACTAGTGGAAATAACAGTGGCAGtaatgacagtgatgaagatgacagTAGTAATGATGATGAAAATACTAGTGGTAATAACAGTGGTAACAATGAGAATGATGAAGACGACAGTGACAGTAGCAACAGCAGTAACGATGATGAAAACAACAGTGGTAATCACAGTGGCAGTAATGACAGTGATGAAGATCACAGTGGTAATGATGATGAAAATACTAGTAGTAATAACAGTGGCAGCAATGAGAGTGATGAAGATGACAGTGGCAATAGCAACAGCAGTAGTAACGATGATGAAAACAACAGTGGTAACAACAGTCAGAGTAATGAGGATGACAGTGACAGTGGAAATGGTGGTGGAGGCGATAGTGGAGATGGAGGCAATGGTGGAAATGGAGGAGATGGTGGAGACGGAGGCAATGGTGGAGATGGAGGTGATGGTGGAGACGGAGGCGATGGTGGAGACGGTGGCGATGGAGGTGATGGCGGAGATGGAGGCAATGGAGGAGATGGAGGCGACGGTGGAGACGGTGGCGATGGAGGCGATGGTGGAGACGGTGGTGATGGAGGTGATGGCGGAGATGGAGGCAATGGAGGAGACGGAGGAGATGGAGGCGATGGTGGAGATGGTGGCGATGCTGGTGATGGAGGTGATGGTGGAAATGGAGGTGATGGTGGAGACGGAGGTGATGGTGGAGAAGGAGGCGATGGTGGAGATGGAGGCGATGGTGgagatggtggtgatggtggaaACGGAGGTAATGGTGGAGACGGAGGCGATGGTGGAGACGGAGGTGATGGTGGAGATGGTGGTAATGGAGGTGATGCTGGAGATGGAGGCAATGGTGGAGACGGAGGCAATGGAGGAGACGGAGGCGATGGAGGAGATGGAGGCGATGCTGGAGATGGAGGTGATGGTGGAGACGGAGGTGATGGTGGAGATGGAGGTGATGGTGGAGACGGAGGTGATGGTGGAGATGGAGGCGATGGTGGAGATGGAGGCGATGCTGAAGATGGAGGTGATGGTGGAAACGGAGGTAATGGTGGAGATGGAGGTGGTGGTGGAGACGGAGGTGATGGTGGAGAAGGTGGTGATGCTGGAGATGGAGGCAATGGTGGAGATGGAGGTAATGGAGGAGACGGAGGCgatggaggagacggaggcaatGGTGGAGACGGAGGTGATGGTGGAGACGGAGGCAATGGTGGAGATGGAGGTGATGGTGGAGACGGAGGCGATGGTGGAGATGGAGGCGATGGTGGAGATGGAGGTGATGGTGGAGACGGAGGTGATGGTGAAGACGGAGGTGATGGTGGAGATGGTGGTGATGGAGGTGATGCTGGAGATGGAGGCGATGGTGGAGATGGAGGCAATGGTGGAGATGGAGGCAATGGTGGAGATGATGGTGGAGATGGAGGTGATGGTGGAGATGGAGGCAATGGTGGAGATGGAGGCGATGGTGGAGATGGAGGCAATGGTGGAGATGGAGGTGATGGTAGTGATGGAGCTGATGGAAATGATGAAGGCAGTGGTGGTAATGATGACAATGGTCAGTCTGATAATGAAAATGGCAATGATAATGGAGGCAGTACTACAGAAGGTAATATTGGTGATTGCCCTGCTGTGGGAAGTTGCCCATTACATGAAGATGCCGGATCAGATGTTACTTTGCTGCCACATGCAACTGACTGTGGAAAGTACTGTGTATGTGAGCATGGTATTCCAGTAACCATGCCTTGTCCTGCTGGACTCTACTTCAACCCAGAACTGAGAGTCTGTGATTGGCCTTGGGCTGCAGGCTGTAAGGCACCTACCCACCTTGACGGTATACCATACTTCTTGGCACAAATCTTACGCCGAAATCATTAA
- the LOC126356036 gene encoding uncharacterized PE-PGRS family protein PE_PGRS20-like isoform X3 — protein sequence MRAAAVAVALLLLQVAAVAAAPRNAGCLSSGDPRCWRSHTGTDEQHHALGTPDTQKSSLTQSKVENDNSWLHSEQEDAEHGRSEQHSVQNVKKKPLYGWSSLIKAIIQEKENRSRSEEDDSSDSSSNDSNDSSGSDNENSSGHNSDSNESDGDDSNSSSSHEENTSGNNSGSNDSDEDDSSNDDENTSGNNSGNNENDEDDSDSSNSSNDDENNSGNHSGSNDSDEDHSGNDDENTSSNNSGSNESDEDDSGNSNSSSNDDENNSGNNSQSNEDDSDSGNGGGGDSGDGGNGGNGGDGGDGGNGGDGGDGGDGGDGGDGGDGGDGGDGGNGGDGGDGGDGGDGGDGGDGGDGGDGGDGGNGGDGGDGGDGGDGGDAGDGGDGGNGGDGGDGGDGGEGGDGGDGGDGGDGGDGGNGGNGGDGGDGGDGGDGGDGGNGGDAGDGGNGGDGGNGGDGGDGGDGGDAGDGGDGGDGGDGGDGGDGGDGGDGGDGGDGGDGGDAEDGGDGGNGGNGGDGGGGGDGGDGGEGGDAGDGGNGGDGGNGGDGGDGGDGGNGGDGGDGGDGGNGGDGGDGGDGGDGGDGGDGGDGGDGGDGGDAGDGGDGGDGGNGGDGGNGGDDGGDGGDGGDGGNGGDGGDGGDGGNGGDGGDGSDGADGNDEGSGGNDDNGQSDNENGNDNGGSTTEGNIGDCPAVGSCPLHEDAGSDVTLLPHATDCGKYCVCEHGIPVTMPCPAGLYFNPELRVCDWPWAAGCKAPTHLDGIPYFLAQILRRNH from the exons ATGAGAG CGGCTGCGGTTGCGGTGGCGCTGCTGTTGCTGCAGGTGGCGGCGGTCGCAGCAGCACCCAGGAACGCCGGCTGCCTGTCCTCCGGAGATCCTCGCTGTTGGCGCTCACACACAG GTACCGATGAGCAGCATCACGCTCTTGGGACACCAGACACTCAGAAATCGTCGCTTACTCAGTCAAAGGTTGAGAATGACAACTCATGGCTGCATTCTGAACAAGAGGATGCTGAACATGGAAGAAGTGAGCAACACTCAGTACAAAATGTAAAGAAGAAACCTTTATATGGTTGGTCTAGTCTCATAAAAgccataattcaagagaaagaaaacagaagcagAAGCGAAGAAGATGACAGCAGCGACAGCAGTAGTAATGACAGCAATGACAGCAGCGGAAGTGACAATGAAAATTCTAGTGGTCATAACAGCGACAGCAATGAAAGTGATGGAGATGATAGTAACAGCAGTAGTAGTCATGAGGAAAATACTAGTGGAAATAACAGTGGCAGtaatgacagtgatgaagatgacagTAGTAATGATGATGAAAATACTAGTGGTAATAACAGTGGTAACAATGAGAATGATGAAGACGACAGTGACAGTAGCAACAGCAGTAACGATGATGAAAACAACAGTGGTAATCACAGTGGCAGTAATGACAGTGATGAAGATCACAGTGGTAATGATGATGAAAATACTAGTAGTAATAACAGTGGCAGCAATGAGAGTGATGAAGATGACAGTGGCAATAGCAACAGCAGTAGTAACGATGATGAAAACAACAGTGGTAACAACAGTCAGAGTAATGAGGATGACAGTGACAGTGGAAATGGTGGTGGAGGCGATAGTGGAGATGGAGGCAATGGTGGAAATGGAGGAGATGGTGGAGACGGAGGCAATGGTGGAGATGGAGGTGATGGTGGAGACGGAGGCGATGGTGGAGACGGTGGCGATGGAGGTGATGGCGGAGATGGAGGCAATGGAGGAGATGGAGGCGACGGTGGAGACGGTGGCGATGGAGGCGATGGTGGAGACGGTGGTGATGGAGGTGATGGCGGAGATGGAGGCAATGGAGGAGACGGAGGAGATGGAGGCGATGGTGGAGATGGTGGCGATGCTGGTGATGGAGGTGATGGTGGAAATGGAGGTGATGGTGGAGACGGAGGTGATGGTGGAGAAGGAGGCGATGGTGGAGATGGAGGCGATGGTGgagatggtggtgatggtggaaACGGAGGTAATGGTGGAGACGGAGGCGATGGTGGAGACGGAGGTGATGGTGGAGATGGTGGTAATGGAGGTGATGCTGGAGATGGAGGCAATGGTGGAGACGGAGGCAATGGAGGAGACGGAGGCGATGGAGGAGATGGAGGCGATGCTGGAGATGGAGGTGATGGTGGAGACGGAGGTGATGGTGGAGATGGAGGTGATGGTGGAGACGGAGGTGATGGTGGAGATGGAGGCGATGGTGGAGATGGAGGCGATGCTGAAGATGGAGGTGATGGTGGAAACGGAGGTAATGGTGGAGATGGAGGTGGTGGTGGAGACGGAGGTGATGGTGGAGAAGGTGGTGATGCTGGAGATGGAGGCAATGGTGGAGATGGAGGTAATGGAGGAGACGGAGGCgatggaggagacggaggcaatGGTGGAGACGGAGGTGATGGTGGAGACGGAGGCAATGGTGGAGATGGAGGTGATGGTGGAGACGGAGGCGATGGTGGAGATGGAGGCGATGGTGGAGATGGAGGTGATGGTGGAGACGGAG GTGATGCTGGAGATGGAGGCGATGGTGGAGATGGAGGCAATGGTGGAGATGGAGGCAATGGTGGAGATGATGGTGGAGATGGAGGTGATGGTGGAGATGGAGGCAATGGTGGAGATGGAGGCGATGGTGGAGATGGAGGCAATGGTGGAGATGGAGGTGATGGTAGTGATGGAGCTGATGGAAATGATGAAGGCAGTGGTGGTAATGATGACAATGGTCAGTCTGATAATGAAAATGGCAATGATAATGGAGGCAGTACTACAGAAGGTAATATTGGTGATTGCCCTGCTGTGGGAAGTTGCCCATTACATGAAGATGCCGGATCAGATGTTACTTTGCTGCCACATGCAACTGACTGTGGAAAGTACTGTGTATGTGAGCATGGTATTCCAGTAACCATGCCTTGTCCTGCTGGACTCTACTTCAACCCAGAACTGAGAGTCTGTGATTGGCCTTGGGCTGCAGGCTGTAAGGCACCTACCCACCTTGACGGTATACCATACTTCTTGGCACAAATCTTACGCCGAAATCATTAA
- the LOC126356036 gene encoding PE-PGRS family protein PE_PGRS26-like isoform X20: MRAAAVAVALLLLQVAAVAAAPRNAGCLSSGDPRCWRSHTGTDEQHHALGTPDTQKSSLTQSKVENDNSWLHSEQEDAEHGRSEQHSVQNVKKKPLYGWSSLIKAIIQEKENRSRSEEDDSSDSSSNDSNDSSGSDNENSSGHNSDSNESDGDDSNSSSSHEENTSGNNSGSNDSDEDDSSNDDENTSGNNSGNNENDEDDSDSSNSSNDDENNSGNHSGSNDSDEDHSGNDDENTSSNNSGSNESDEDDSGNSNSSSNDDENNSGNNSQSNEDDSDSGNGGGGDSGDGGNGGNGGDGGDGGNGGDGGDGGDGGDGGDGGDGGDGGDGGNGGDGGDGGDGGDGGDGGDGGDGGDGGDGGNGGDGGDGGDGGDGGDAGDGGDGGNGGDGGDGGDGGEGGDGGDGGDGGDGGDGGNGGNGGDGGDGGDGGDGGDGGNGGDAGDGGNGGDGGNGGDGGDGGDGGDAGDGGDGGDGGDGGDGGDGGDGGDGGDGGDAGDGGDGGDGGNGGDGGNGGDDGGDGGDGGDGGNGGDGGDGGDGGNGGDGGDGSDGADGNDEGSGGNDDNGQSDNENGNDNGGSTTEGNIGDCPAVGSCPLHEDAGSDVTLLPHATDCGKYCVCEHGIPVTMPCPAGLYFNPELRVCDWPWAAGCKAPTHLDGIPYFLAQILRRNH, from the exons ATGAGAG CGGCTGCGGTTGCGGTGGCGCTGCTGTTGCTGCAGGTGGCGGCGGTCGCAGCAGCACCCAGGAACGCCGGCTGCCTGTCCTCCGGAGATCCTCGCTGTTGGCGCTCACACACAG GTACCGATGAGCAGCATCACGCTCTTGGGACACCAGACACTCAGAAATCGTCGCTTACTCAGTCAAAGGTTGAGAATGACAACTCATGGCTGCATTCTGAACAAGAGGATGCTGAACATGGAAGAAGTGAGCAACACTCAGTACAAAATGTAAAGAAGAAACCTTTATATGGTTGGTCTAGTCTCATAAAAgccataattcaagagaaagaaaacagaagcagAAGCGAAGAAGATGACAGCAGCGACAGCAGTAGTAATGACAGCAATGACAGCAGCGGAAGTGACAATGAAAATTCTAGTGGTCATAACAGCGACAGCAATGAAAGTGATGGAGATGATAGTAACAGCAGTAGTAGTCATGAGGAAAATACTAGTGGAAATAACAGTGGCAGtaatgacagtgatgaagatgacagTAGTAATGATGATGAAAATACTAGTGGTAATAACAGTGGTAACAATGAGAATGATGAAGACGACAGTGACAGTAGCAACAGCAGTAACGATGATGAAAACAACAGTGGTAATCACAGTGGCAGTAATGACAGTGATGAAGATCACAGTGGTAATGATGATGAAAATACTAGTAGTAATAACAGTGGCAGCAATGAGAGTGATGAAGATGACAGTGGCAATAGCAACAGCAGTAGTAACGATGATGAAAACAACAGTGGTAACAACAGTCAGAGTAATGAGGATGACAGTGACAGTGGAAATGGTGGTGGAGGCGATAGTGGAGATGGAGGCAATGGTGGAAATGGAGGAGATGGTGGAGACGGAGGCAATGGTGGAGATGGAGGTGATGGTGGAGACGGAGGCGATGGTGGAGACGGTGGCGATGGAGGTGATGGCGGAGATGGAGGCAATGGAGGAGATGGAGGCGACGGTGGAGACGGTGGCGATGGAGGCGATGGTGGAGACGGTGGTGATGGAGGTGATGGCGGAGATGGAGGCAATGGAGGAGACGGAGGAGATGGAGGCGATGGTGGAGATGGTGGCGATGCTGGTGATGGAGGTGATGGTGGAAATGGAGGTGATGGTGGAGACGGAGGTGATGGTGGAGAAGGAGGCGATGGTGGAGATGGAGGCGATGGTGgagatggtggtgatggtggaaACGGAGGTAATGGTGGAGACGGAGGCGATGGTGGAGACGGAGGTGATGGTGGAGATGGTGGTAATGGAGGTGATGCTGGAGATGGAGGCAATGGTGGAGACGGAGGCAATGGAGGAGACGGAGGCGATGGAGGAGATGGAGGCGATGCTGGAGATGGAGGTGATGGTGGAGACGGAGGTGATGGTGGAGATGGAG GCGATGGTGGAGATGGAGGTGATGGTGGAGACGGAG GTGATGCTGGAGATGGAGGCGATGGTGGAGATGGAGGCAATGGTGGAGATGGAGGCAATGGTGGAGATGATGGTGGAGATGGAGGTGATGGTGGAGATGGAGGCAATGGTGGAGATGGAGGCGATGGTGGAGATGGAGGCAATGGTGGAGATGGAGGTGATGGTAGTGATGGAGCTGATGGAAATGATGAAGGCAGTGGTGGTAATGATGACAATGGTCAGTCTGATAATGAAAATGGCAATGATAATGGAGGCAGTACTACAGAAGGTAATATTGGTGATTGCCCTGCTGTGGGAAGTTGCCCATTACATGAAGATGCCGGATCAGATGTTACTTTGCTGCCACATGCAACTGACTGTGGAAAGTACTGTGTATGTGAGCATGGTATTCCAGTAACCATGCCTTGTCCTGCTGGACTCTACTTCAACCCAGAACTGAGAGTCTGTGATTGGCCTTGGGCTGCAGGCTGTAAGGCACCTACCCACCTTGACGGTATACCATACTTCTTGGCACAAATCTTACGCCGAAATCATTAA
- the LOC126356036 gene encoding uncharacterized PE-PGRS family protein PE_PGRS20-like isoform X2: MRAAAVAVALLLLQVAAVAAAPRNAGCLSSGDPRCWRSHTGTDEQHHALGTPDTQKSSLTQSKVENDNSWLHSEQEDAEHGRSEQHSVQNVKKKPLYGWSSLIKAIIQEKENRSRSEEDDSSDSSSNDSNDSSGSDNENSSGHNSDSNESDGDDSNSSSSHEENTSGNNSGSNDSDEDDSSNDDENTSGNNSGNNENDEDDSDSSNSSNDDENNSGNHSGSNDSDEDHSGNDDENTSSNNSGSNESDEDDSGNSNSSSNDDENNSGNNSQSNEDDSDSGNGGGGDSGDGGNGGNGGDGGDGGNGGDGGDGGDGGDGGDGGDGGDGGDGGNGGDGGDGGDGGDGGDGGDGGDGGDGGDGGNGGDGGDGGDGGDGGDAGDGGDGGNGGDGGDGGDGGEGGDGGDGGDGGDGGDGGNGGNGGDGGDGGDGGDGGDGGNGGDAGDGGNGGDGGNGGDGGDGGDGGDAGDGGDGGDGGDGGDGGDGGDGGDGGDGGDGGDGGDAEDGGDGGNGGNGGDGGGGGDGGDGGEGGDAGDGGNGGDGGNGGDGGDGGDGGNGGDGGDGGDGGDGGDGGDGGDGGDGGDGGDGEDGGDGGDGGDGGDAGDGGDGGDGGNGGDGGNGGDDGGDGGDGGDGGNGGDGGDGGDGGNGGDGGDGSDGADGNDEGSGGNDDNGQSDNENGNDNGGSTTEGNIGDCPAVGSCPLHEDAGSDVTLLPHATDCGKYCVCEHGIPVTMPCPAGLYFNPELRVCDWPWAAGCKAPTHLDGIPYFLAQILRRNH, from the exons ATGAGAG CGGCTGCGGTTGCGGTGGCGCTGCTGTTGCTGCAGGTGGCGGCGGTCGCAGCAGCACCCAGGAACGCCGGCTGCCTGTCCTCCGGAGATCCTCGCTGTTGGCGCTCACACACAG GTACCGATGAGCAGCATCACGCTCTTGGGACACCAGACACTCAGAAATCGTCGCTTACTCAGTCAAAGGTTGAGAATGACAACTCATGGCTGCATTCTGAACAAGAGGATGCTGAACATGGAAGAAGTGAGCAACACTCAGTACAAAATGTAAAGAAGAAACCTTTATATGGTTGGTCTAGTCTCATAAAAgccataattcaagagaaagaaaacagaagcagAAGCGAAGAAGATGACAGCAGCGACAGCAGTAGTAATGACAGCAATGACAGCAGCGGAAGTGACAATGAAAATTCTAGTGGTCATAACAGCGACAGCAATGAAAGTGATGGAGATGATAGTAACAGCAGTAGTAGTCATGAGGAAAATACTAGTGGAAATAACAGTGGCAGtaatgacagtgatgaagatgacagTAGTAATGATGATGAAAATACTAGTGGTAATAACAGTGGTAACAATGAGAATGATGAAGACGACAGTGACAGTAGCAACAGCAGTAACGATGATGAAAACAACAGTGGTAATCACAGTGGCAGTAATGACAGTGATGAAGATCACAGTGGTAATGATGATGAAAATACTAGTAGTAATAACAGTGGCAGCAATGAGAGTGATGAAGATGACAGTGGCAATAGCAACAGCAGTAGTAACGATGATGAAAACAACAGTGGTAACAACAGTCAGAGTAATGAGGATGACAGTGACAGTGGAAATGGTGGTGGAGGCGATAGTGGAGATGGAGGCAATGGTGGAAATGGAGGAGATGGTGGAGACGGAGGCAATGGTGGAGATGGAGGTGATGGTGGAGACGGAGGCGATGGTGGAGACGGTGGCGATGGAGGTGATGGCGGAGATGGAGGCAATGGAGGAGATGGAGGCGACGGTGGAGACGGTGGCGATGGAGGCGATGGTGGAGACGGTGGTGATGGAGGTGATGGCGGAGATGGAGGCAATGGAGGAGACGGAGGAGATGGAGGCGATGGTGGAGATGGTGGCGATGCTGGTGATGGAGGTGATGGTGGAAATGGAGGTGATGGTGGAGACGGAGGTGATGGTGGAGAAGGAGGCGATGGTGGAGATGGAGGCGATGGTGgagatggtggtgatggtggaaACGGAGGTAATGGTGGAGACGGAGGCGATGGTGGAGACGGAGGTGATGGTGGAGATGGTGGTAATGGAGGTGATGCTGGAGATGGAGGCAATGGTGGAGACGGAGGCAATGGAGGAGACGGAGGCGATGGAGGAGATGGAGGCGATGCTGGAGATGGAGGTGATGGTGGAGACGGAGGTGATGGTGGAGATGGAGGTGATGGTGGAGACGGAGGTGATGGTGGAGATGGAGGCGATGGTGGAGATGGAGGCGATGCTGAAGATGGAGGTGATGGTGGAAACGGAGGTAATGGTGGAGATGGAGGTGGTGGTGGAGACGGAGGTGATGGTGGAGAAGGTGGTGATGCTGGAGATGGAGGCAATGGTGGAGATGGAGGTAATGGAGGAGACGGAGGCgatggaggagacggaggcaatGGTGGAGACGGAG GTGATGGTGGAGACGGAGGCGATGGTGGAGATGGAGGCGATGGTGGAGATGGAGGTGATGGTGGAGACGGAGGTGATGGTGAAGACGGAGGTGATGGTGGAGATGGTGGTGATGGAGGTGATGCTGGAGATGGAGGCGATGGTGGAGATGGAGGCAATGGTGGAGATGGAGGCAATGGTGGAGATGATGGTGGAGATGGAGGTGATGGTGGAGATGGAGGCAATGGTGGAGATGGAGGCGATGGTGGAGATGGAGGCAATGGTGGAGATGGAGGTGATGGTAGTGATGGAGCTGATGGAAATGATGAAGGCAGTGGTGGTAATGATGACAATGGTCAGTCTGATAATGAAAATGGCAATGATAATGGAGGCAGTACTACAGAAGGTAATATTGGTGATTGCCCTGCTGTGGGAAGTTGCCCATTACATGAAGATGCCGGATCAGATGTTACTTTGCTGCCACATGCAACTGACTGTGGAAAGTACTGTGTATGTGAGCATGGTATTCCAGTAACCATGCCTTGTCCTGCTGGACTCTACTTCAACCCAGAACTGAGAGTCTGTGATTGGCCTTGGGCTGCAGGCTGTAAGGCACCTACCCACCTTGACGGTATACCATACTTCTTGGCACAAATCTTACGCCGAAATCATTAA